A stretch of Sphingorhabdus sp. YGSMI21 DNA encodes these proteins:
- a CDS encoding cytochrome c/FTR1 family iron permease, with protein MPERIANLMRHFARISFILISLLMLAAISIPAYAQVKIAEVETLWRLLDYIAVDYPGAVDKGKVTNDAEYSEMEEFSGAVVDGLAKLPPKPGRADLVAKGDELNAAIDNKTSPDKVARQARLLATELLRSYPVPLAPKIAPNIQNGKRLYAQNCASCHGMSGNGQGPNAEQLDPAPIAFTDGARARERSLFALYQVIGQGLDGTAMQSFADLPAQDLWDMAAYVGGFAFAEASKGEELWENDASIRALFPDLAALASMTPANLGKQIGPEKADAVMAFLRNHPDAIGATSSGSLALSRTKLKESFAAYQAGRKDEAETLALSAYLDGFEPLEPALASRDPSLLKAIERSMARVRAAIGDDLPVAEVESRIDALDRLFSEAESALDADQASQASAFVGAFTILLREGLEALLIVVAMIAFLRKAERPEVMLYVHGGWITALLAGGITWFAATYLIGISGASRELTEGFGSLFAAVILLFVGLWMHGKSRADEWQRYIRETMSKVLSRGSAWFLFGLAFIVVYREVFETILFFAALWTADNGMIILVGSGAAIFLLMAIAWAMLSYSRKLPIGKFFAYSSALMVVLTVVLTGKGIAALQEAGFISVTPLPDFLQISMLGIFPAVQSILAQIVAMGVIAIGYWYNARKT; from the coding sequence ATGCCTGAGAGAATTGCGAACCTAATGCGTCATTTTGCTAGAATATCATTCATTCTGATATCGCTCTTGATGCTGGCCGCCATTTCTATTCCGGCTTATGCGCAGGTAAAAATTGCCGAGGTTGAAACGCTGTGGCGATTGCTGGATTATATTGCGGTCGATTATCCCGGCGCAGTAGATAAAGGCAAGGTGACAAACGACGCTGAATATTCCGAAATGGAGGAGTTTTCGGGAGCTGTCGTCGACGGTTTGGCAAAGCTGCCACCAAAGCCGGGTCGAGCCGACCTGGTTGCAAAAGGTGACGAGCTTAATGCGGCCATTGATAATAAAACGTCTCCGGATAAAGTCGCGCGGCAGGCACGCCTGCTGGCAACGGAGTTGCTACGCAGTTATCCTGTTCCACTTGCACCCAAAATTGCACCAAACATACAAAATGGCAAACGGCTATATGCTCAAAATTGTGCCAGTTGCCACGGCATGTCTGGTAACGGCCAAGGGCCGAATGCAGAGCAGCTCGACCCCGCTCCTATTGCTTTTACCGATGGCGCTCGAGCAAGAGAACGCAGCCTGTTCGCACTTTATCAGGTTATAGGTCAGGGGCTTGACGGGACAGCAATGCAGAGTTTTGCCGATTTGCCTGCTCAGGATCTTTGGGACATGGCCGCCTATGTGGGCGGCTTTGCATTTGCTGAGGCATCCAAGGGAGAAGAGCTTTGGGAAAATGACGCGTCTATTCGCGCTCTGTTTCCTGATCTCGCAGCTCTGGCAAGCATGACTCCTGCCAATCTTGGAAAGCAGATTGGACCAGAAAAAGCAGATGCGGTGATGGCATTCCTGCGGAACCACCCGGATGCCATTGGGGCTACCTCAAGCGGTTCTCTGGCACTATCGCGGACCAAACTAAAAGAAAGTTTTGCTGCTTATCAAGCAGGCAGAAAAGACGAGGCAGAAACTCTAGCATTATCTGCGTATCTTGACGGCTTTGAACCTCTGGAACCTGCGCTGGCCTCTCGCGATCCCTCTTTGCTAAAAGCCATTGAACGCTCGATGGCCCGTGTCCGCGCTGCTATCGGTGACGATCTTCCTGTAGCAGAGGTGGAGAGCCGGATCGACGCGCTTGATCGGCTTTTTTCGGAAGCAGAGTCCGCGTTGGACGCCGATCAAGCCAGCCAGGCATCGGCTTTCGTAGGAGCCTTCACGATATTGCTGCGCGAAGGGCTGGAGGCATTACTGATCGTGGTTGCCATGATTGCGTTTCTGCGCAAAGCCGAACGTCCCGAAGTCATGTTGTATGTGCATGGGGGCTGGATAACGGCGCTTCTCGCAGGCGGCATCACATGGTTCGCTGCCACCTATCTCATAGGTATCAGCGGCGCTAGCCGTGAACTGACCGAAGGCTTTGGTTCGCTATTTGCAGCGGTAATCCTGCTTTTTGTGGGCTTGTGGATGCACGGCAAGTCCCGCGCCGATGAGTGGCAACGCTATATCCGCGAAACAATGAGCAAAGTATTGTCGCGGGGATCTGCATGGTTTCTCTTTGGGCTAGCATTCATTGTCGTTTACCGTGAGGTCTTTGAGACAATACTGTTTTTTGCGGCGCTCTGGACTGCGGACAATGGTATGATCATTCTGGTTGGCTCTGGAGCCGCGATCTTTTTGCTTATGGCCATTGCCTGGGCAATGCTAAGCTACAGCCGGAAATTGCCGATAGGTAAGTTTTTCGCTTACAGCTCAGCATTGATGGTCGTGCTGACAGTGGTTCTCACCGGAAAAGGAATTGCTGCGTTACAGGAAGCCGGTTTCATAAGCGTGACTCCGCTTCCTGATTTTCTGCAGATTTCGATGTTGGGAATTTTCCCTGCGGTTCAGTCTATTTTGGCCCAGATTGTGGCAATGGGAGTCATCGCTATCGGCTATTGGTATAATGCTAGGAAGACTTAA
- a CDS encoding cation transporter encodes MSKNDEDGCACAGDAVRAQDDPAYRRALWIVVILNIGFGLCEIIGGFVADSQALKADALDFLGDGSITLIGLFALGWTALARSRVALVQGIFLGLLGIGVIGFAIWRAMSPGMPEAGIMGVIGFVALGINIASAYVLSQFRDGDANVQAIWLFSRNDAIANVAVIGAAGLVAWTGKAWPDIAVAAVIAMLFIHSAYQIIQNAVAEMQLQNA; translated from the coding sequence ATGAGTAAGAATGATGAAGATGGCTGCGCCTGCGCTGGTGATGCCGTAAGGGCTCAGGATGATCCAGCATACCGGCGTGCTTTGTGGATTGTTGTGATCCTCAACATCGGGTTTGGGCTATGCGAGATTATTGGCGGATTTGTTGCTGATAGTCAGGCACTCAAGGCAGACGCGCTCGATTTTCTGGGTGATGGCTCAATCACGCTGATCGGGCTTTTCGCACTTGGGTGGACAGCGCTTGCGCGTTCGCGTGTGGCGCTCGTCCAAGGCATTTTTCTCGGACTGCTAGGTATAGGCGTGATCGGGTTTGCCATCTGGCGGGCTATGAGTCCGGGAATGCCAGAAGCCGGTATTATGGGGGTAATTGGTTTTGTCGCGCTCGGGATAAATATAGCGTCGGCTTACGTTCTGTCACAGTTTCGTGATGGTGATGCAAATGTTCAAGCCATATGGCTGTTCAGCCGCAATGACGCGATCGCAAACGTCGCTGTAATAGGTGCTGCCGGTCTCGTGGCGTGGACCGGAAAAGCCTGGCCCGATATCGCCGTGGCTGCCGTTATTGCGATGCTTTTCATTCACTCAGCATACCAAATCATACAAAACGCGGTTGCCGAAATGCAGCTTCAAAATGCCTGA
- a CDS encoding helix-turn-helix domain-containing protein, producing MMIGELGNRTGTKVNTIRYYEDIGILPPPVRTDSGRRTYAECDVKRLSFIRHSRSFGFSLAEIRSLLSLSDSPEQDCTLASTIAKSHLERIDMKISQLEGLRHSLLAFAISCSGGRAENCEIIGALCEVSLPQRTPGSTGIGAAIIRPDFS from the coding sequence ATGATGATTGGCGAACTTGGAAATCGCACAGGCACCAAAGTGAATACCATTCGGTATTACGAAGATATCGGGATATTGCCCCCACCTGTGCGGACAGATTCAGGGCGACGCACCTATGCTGAATGCGACGTAAAAAGACTATCTTTTATAAGGCATAGCCGCAGCTTCGGCTTTTCCCTTGCTGAAATTAGGTCGCTTCTAAGTCTATCAGATAGTCCAGAACAGGATTGCACTCTGGCATCGACCATCGCAAAATCGCATCTTGAACGAATTGATATGAAGATAAGCCAGCTTGAAGGATTGCGGCATTCGCTCTTGGCGTTTGCGATATCTTGTTCCGGTGGGCGAGCGGAGAATTGCGAAATCATTGGTGCACTCTGCGAAGTTTCACTTCCCCAGCGGACCCCCGGTTCCACAGGCATCGGCGCAGCAATTATCAGGCCTGATTTTTCATAG
- a CDS encoding helix-turn-helix domain-containing protein, with amino-acid sequence MKIGALAKATKTKVETVRNYEKFGLLPPPARTTSNYRDYGSDHLARLPFIRRARNLGFTLKALRELLELSDNQDQSCEAVDDIASRHLAEIDQKIDDLTTLRSELDRLIGACQHGTVGECKIIETLAPRI; translated from the coding sequence ATGAAAATTGGAGCACTGGCAAAGGCGACAAAGACAAAAGTTGAAACCGTCCGCAACTATGAGAAATTCGGCCTGTTACCGCCCCCAGCACGAACGACTTCAAACTACCGGGATTACGGAAGCGACCATCTCGCCAGGCTTCCGTTCATCCGCCGTGCCCGAAATCTCGGCTTTACCCTGAAGGCACTGCGCGAATTGCTGGAATTATCGGACAATCAAGATCAATCCTGTGAAGCAGTTGATGATATTGCGAGCAGGCACCTTGCCGAGATTGATCAGAAAATTGACGACCTGACCACGCTACGTTCTGAGCTGGATCGCTTGATTGGTGCTTGTCAGCATGGAACAGTAGGGGAATGCAAAATCATTGAGACGCTGGCACCGAGAATTTAA